A genome region from Magnetococcales bacterium includes the following:
- a CDS encoding chemotaxis protein CheW: protein MLVSTFTLGDLYLGIDILLVREINRSMECTPVPGAPDYIRGMLNIRGRVITLFDLRKRLGWSQEDNGSGGTMRKQYNVILKTRNEVTQINRKLAQTKCTWQDPVGLVVDQLGDVRDIVDDNIQPTPANLSGISADFVDGVVEFERNLLVILDVANVLGIEKASRNSAA, encoded by the coding sequence ATGCTCGTGAGCACCTTTACCCTGGGCGATCTCTACCTGGGCATCGACATTCTGCTGGTACGGGAGATCAACCGTTCCATGGAATGCACCCCCGTGCCCGGCGCCCCCGACTACATCCGCGGCATGCTCAACATCCGCGGTCGGGTCATCACCCTCTTCGATCTGCGCAAACGCCTGGGCTGGTCCCAGGAGGACAACGGTTCAGGGGGCACCATGCGCAAGCAGTACAACGTGATCCTGAAAACTCGCAACGAGGTCACTCAGATCAACCGGAAGCTGGCGCAGACCAAATGCACCTGGCAGGATCCGGTCGGTCTGGTGGTCGATCAACTGGGTGACGTGCGGGATATCGTGGACGACAACATCCAGCCGACACCGGCCAACCTGAGCGGCATCTCCGCCGACTTCGTGGACGGGGTGGTGGAGTTCGAACGCAATCTCCTGGTCATTCTGGATGTAGCCAATGTCCTGGGGATCGAAAAAGCGTCCAGGAACAGTGCCGCATGA